The Syntrophaceae bacterium genomic sequence TCGACGATTTCCGGACTGTCACCCGGAGCTGCTCCCTCATCGACCCCGTCCGGAGCGAAGGCCTGATCCGGCGGGCGGCCTTCTCATGCCTCCAGCGCGTGGAGCTGCGGCGGAAGGTGAGGCTGATCGGGGTCCGGGTGAGCAACCTGGAGAAGGGGGATCCGGGAGGCATGCCCCCGGGAAAGGGAATCTTTTAGATTCTTTCAGGGAGGAGGCGCGCCGGCCGGACGATCAGAAAAAACCGTTCATCTATAAAAACATATTAAAACGTCGGTGGCGTGACGGCGGCAAGAAATATTGTCTTTTGCTTGCTCAAATTTGTATATTTATGAAGGAAATTACTTGGATGGTAAATTGTATCTCCTTCTGTAATGATGTACTTTTCAACCTTGCCTGATGCAGGATCCGTTAAGATTACCTCTATCTTTCCCTGAATGACGTGTGAAAATTCCTCTCCGTCGTGCTGGAAATCACCAATTGAAGCCCCTGGCTCCATAATGAAAAGTCCCGCCCAGATTTTTTTGTTCCTTGCTTTTTTTACCAGGGAGTAGATTTTAACATCGTCGTTATCAGAGATAATTGCTTTTGCCTCTTCGTATTTAACAACTCTTTCATCTTCCGATGTGTCGATCAGGTCATGTATCGAACTGTCAAAGAGTTTCAGGATC encodes the following:
- a CDS encoding helix-turn-helix transcriptional regulator: MNSVIDDKKELQNVGQRLKKLRTTRGVTLQEVSDNTGLSVSFLSLFENGKSGISLANLQKILKLFDSSIHDLIDTSEDERVVKYEEAKAIISDNDDVKIYSLVKKARNKKIWAGLFIMEPGASIGDFQHDGEEFSHVIQGKIEVILTDPASGKVEKYIITEGDTIYHPSNFLHKYTNLSKQKTIFLAAVTPPTF